In the genome of Halobacteriovorax sp. DA5, the window GAGGGCCAGTTTTATATTTCTTCCCTGTGCATCCAAAATTGCATCAGTTTGCTTTTGAGCGTTAGCAACGACTTCGTTTATATTCATTGTAGGATTTCTTTCTTGTTCAGTATGTACCATCATTGCCTGAATTAAACTCTTAGACGAAGCTGTTGATTGCTCTAGAAGTGCAGCTTCTTCAATAATACTGTTCACAATCTCTTTTTTATCCTCAGGAAGTGAGTATTCCTTACCATTTGTTATAAGATCTACAATCTTGTCCTGTGTTTGCTGAGCATTTTCTTGTAATTTTTTAGAGGTCTCACTATCTTGAATCTCAGCAATTGCCTCAAGTTCATCTAGGTCTAAGTTTTCATATGACTTTTCAAGCTTCTCTTGAAATGGAAAGTTTCTTACTAGCTCAAGAAGCTTCTCTTTTTTCTGTGGAGATTTCTCATTAAATTTTTTATTTTTAAAAGCATTTTCAAATGTTTCATTTAACTTTGCTTTAGATAGATCTTTTAAAATTTTTTTGATGACTATTTTCTTTTCACTCAAAAGCTCTGGACTATCATCTATCTTCTTCGCGGACCCACTCTCTGCTAGAGGACTACTGGCCAAGTTCGTCGACTTTTGCTGTTTTTCTTTTTCGACTTTTTGAGTAGGAGTTTTTACTGCTACATCGTCTTGTGTTTTATCAGAACTTGCGACAAAAAAATAAATCGCTATAACTAGTGCCGGTAAAATCCAAATAAGTTTCTTCATATATCCCCAATAATTAAAATCAGAACTCATATCATTTGTTCTATTATGCTAATAGGTTTGCTAATTATTTTGCGAGACTATTTTTATTTAGGCGTATTGTAAACGAAGTGTGTAAAAACTAAGATAAATCCCACCTTATAGTGTAGTAGATGGTTAAGTGAAATGGTTGAAAGTGTTTGAGAAAAGAAAGGCGTAGAAAATAAAAAAGCCAGACTAGGTCTGGCTTCTTTATAAAACTGGTACTCCCAAGGGGATTCGAACCCCTGTTACCGCCGTGAAAAGGCGGTGTCCTAGACCGGGCTAGACGATGGGAGCGCTAACTTAATTCCCGGATTTGGAAACCAAAAAACATTAAAATGGTGATCTCTCTGCGACTCGAACGCAGGACCCTCTCCTTAAAAGGGAGATGCTCTAACCAACTGAGCTAAGAGACCATCTGTGTTTTGGTGAGATTGAATATAAGTAATCTTGGTTCAGAAGTCAACAGGGAATTTAAAAAAAATAAAAAAAAAGTGTAATTTTTTTAAGAAGTTAATTTTATTTACCCTTAGTATTTTTTATCGCCCACCTTGTCATCAAAGGCCTTATGAGCTAATTTAGCCCACTATTACTAGTGTTTTAAGAGGTAGGCTTCAGTGACAACAGAAGTAGATTCAACAAATAATGAATTAGAAAATTTTGATGGAAAAAAAGTAGCGTTTCATACTTTGGGCTGTCGTTTAAATTTTTCTGAGACAGGAACAATTTCTCAAGGCTTTGTTGAGCGTGGGTATAAGGTTGTTGAGTTTGGTGAGCAAGCTGATGTTACTTTTATTAACACATGTACAGTAACAGATAGTGCAGATTCAACTTGTCGAAACTTAATTCGCAAGGCACACCGTTCTTCTCCAGATGGAAAGATTGTTGTGGCAGGCTGTTACGCTCAAATGGATGCGCCAAGAATTGCAAAGATGACTGGTGTTGATCTCGTTTTAGGAACAAGTGAAAAATATAAAGTCTTTGATTACTTAAACGAAGATGAAACAGATACAATCCACATCGATAAGTCTAAAGACTTCTTTGGTGCTGCAACTTCTAAAGAAGAAGGACACACTAGAGCTTTCTTAAAGATACAAGATGGATGTAATTACGTTTGTTCATTCTGTATTATTCCTTTTGCTCGAGGACGTTCAAAAGCGGTTTCAATTGCACAAGCAATGGAAGAGGCGAGAGCTGTTGTTGCTCAAGGTTTTAAAGAGATCGTTCTTACTGGTGTAAATATTGGTGAGTACGAAACTACTTCAGGTGAAAAACTTTTAGATCTATTAAAAGAGTTAAATGCTCTGGAGGGTTTAGAGAGAATTCGTCTTGGTAGTGTTGAGCCGAATACGATTACAGATGAGCTTCTTGATTATATGCACGCTAATCCAAAGTTTCTTGATCACTTCCACGTACCTATGCAAAGTGGGAATGATGAAATTCTTTCGGGAATGAAGCGTAAGTATACTGTAGAAGATTATAAGACGATCATTAATAAAATTATCACGCGTTTTCCAAACGCTGGAATTGGAGCAGATGTAATCTGTGGTTTCCCTGGAGAAACTGATGAGCAATTCCAAGATACTTTTAACCTTTTAAAAGAGTTACCAATCACTCACTTCCATGTGTTTCCATATTCTAAAAGAAAGAATACAGTTGCTGCACGTATGGAAGACCATATTCAGCACCCAGTAAAAAAGAGTCGTGTAAAGACTCTTATGATGCTTGGAGATGCTAAGCTAAATATGTTCTCTGAAGACTATATCGGAGAGACATCTCAAGTTCTTTTTGAAAAGAAAGACAAACAAGGCCTATGGGAAGGTTACACTTCAAACTTTATTCGCGTTAAGGTTGCACATGATGGTGATTTAAAGAATCAAATCCATCAAGTTCGCTTAATTGAGTTTAAAGAGAATAAGGTTTTTGCTGAGTTATGCTAGATGCTGCGGCGCTCACGATTTTTTTGACAATTAATTAACAATTAAAAACGTTTTCCTAACACAACTTGAACACTCAGGTGGATGAATTTTTATATTCTAGTTTTGTCAGTAGGAAACAAGGTTGGCAAGCCTTAGAATTTTTTGTTCTGCTTTTAAAAAACTCCACTTGCCGATTTTAATTTCTCAAGTCCCTCTCTGAATCTGAAGAAGTGTCTTACTGGCGAAAATCTTTGTGCTACTGCGTACATCTCTCTCTCCCGCTGTAGCACAAGGGCTTTATAAATTATAAATCCATCACGCTTATTAGAAGATGCGATTGAGCATATACCACACACAATCTATGAGTAGCTTTGAATTAGGCACTCGCCTCAATGATGG includes:
- the mtaB gene encoding tRNA (N(6)-L-threonylcarbamoyladenosine(37)-C(2))-methylthiotransferase MtaB, which gives rise to MTTEVDSTNNELENFDGKKVAFHTLGCRLNFSETGTISQGFVERGYKVVEFGEQADVTFINTCTVTDSADSTCRNLIRKAHRSSPDGKIVVAGCYAQMDAPRIAKMTGVDLVLGTSEKYKVFDYLNEDETDTIHIDKSKDFFGAATSKEEGHTRAFLKIQDGCNYVCSFCIIPFARGRSKAVSIAQAMEEARAVVAQGFKEIVLTGVNIGEYETTSGEKLLDLLKELNALEGLERIRLGSVEPNTITDELLDYMHANPKFLDHFHVPMQSGNDEILSGMKRKYTVEDYKTIINKIITRFPNAGIGADVICGFPGETDEQFQDTFNLLKELPITHFHVFPYSKRKNTVAARMEDHIQHPVKKSRVKTLMMLGDAKLNMFSEDYIGETSQVLFEKKDKQGLWEGYTSNFIRVKVAHDGDLKNQIHQVRLIEFKENKVFAELC